In Janthinobacterium sp. J1-1, a single genomic region encodes these proteins:
- a CDS encoding DNA-3-methyladenine glycosylase 2: MNTLHWSLPLPPGYRQADVLAFHGRDAQGVAEQVTPGGLRKGILQQGAPVLLEVDFTATQALCRADIDGPTSDDGMQDALHGVLINILGLRIAPEPFAQLVAGDPLMGPLARANGSLRIVQSATPFEALTWAIIGQQINLPFAIALRRTFILQAGRRHGGGLWCYPEARDVARLEPEQLTDRKFSRAKAETLLRLARLVDDGELSLDLPASGEVAAVSQALLNVKGIGPWTVNYALLRGYGYADCSLHGDVAIRAALQKLLQEDSKPDMARTEQWLRQYAPHRTMAAAHLWASLQG; the protein is encoded by the coding sequence ATGAATACCCTGCACTGGAGCCTGCCGCTGCCGCCCGGCTACCGCCAGGCGGACGTGCTGGCGTTTCACGGCCGTGATGCGCAAGGCGTGGCCGAACAGGTGACGCCCGGTGGCCTGCGCAAGGGCATCTTGCAGCAAGGCGCGCCGGTGCTGCTGGAAGTCGATTTCACGGCCACGCAAGCGCTGTGCCGCGCCGATATCGACGGCCCTACCAGCGACGACGGCATGCAGGACGCGCTGCACGGTGTGCTGATCAATATCCTGGGCCTGCGCATCGCGCCCGAGCCGTTTGCGCAGCTGGTGGCCGGCGACCCGCTGATGGGCCCCCTGGCGCGCGCCAACGGCAGCCTGCGCATCGTGCAGTCGGCCACGCCGTTCGAGGCACTGACCTGGGCCATCATCGGCCAGCAGATCAACCTGCCGTTCGCCATTGCGCTGCGCCGTACCTTTATCCTGCAGGCGGGCCGGCGGCACGGCGGCGGCCTGTGGTGCTACCCGGAAGCGCGCGACGTGGCGCGGCTGGAACCGGAACAGCTGACGGACCGCAAATTTTCGCGCGCCAAGGCCGAAACGCTGCTGCGCCTGGCACGACTGGTCGACGATGGTGAACTGTCACTCGACCTGCCGGCATCGGGCGAGGTAGCGGCGGTGTCGCAGGCGCTGCTGAATGTCAAAGGCATCGGCCCGTGGACCGTCAACTACGCGCTGCTGCGCGGCTATGGCTACGCCGACTGCTCGCTGCATGGCGACGTGGCGATCCGCGCGGCCCTGCAAAAGCTGTTGCAAGAAGACAGCAAGCCGGACATGGCGCGCACCGAACAATGGCTGCGCCAGTACGCGCCCCACCGCACCATGGCGGCGGCCCATTTGTGGGCCAGCCTGCAAGGCTAA
- a CDS encoding XdhC family protein codes for MDSIDLEVLKTCAAWIAAGRRCELVTVIKTWGSSPRPVGATLAICDDGTVVGSVSGGCIEDDLIAHVRTHGIVRERPEIVSYGISADEAHRFGLPCGGTIELAIEPLHAGSGVAELLARLERHELLERRLDLKSGAVSLHAAAPGATLVLDDDLLTTQHGPRWRLLIIGASQLSRFVAQIATAMDYHVIVCDPREDYRGGWNVPGVPLLHAMPDDLVLELQLDSRSAVLALTHDPKLDDLALMEALKSPAFYVGAIGSRANNAKRRERLLQFDVTPDQLARLHGPVGLYIGSKTPAEIAISILAELTAVKNGVPDKLQIQHAQALSA; via the coding sequence ATGGACAGCATCGACCTCGAAGTACTGAAAACCTGCGCCGCCTGGATCGCGGCCGGCCGCCGCTGCGAACTGGTCACCGTCATCAAGACCTGGGGCTCCAGTCCGCGCCCGGTCGGCGCCACCCTGGCCATTTGCGACGACGGCACGGTGGTGGGATCGGTGTCCGGCGGCTGCATCGAAGATGACCTGATCGCACATGTGCGCACGCACGGCATCGTGCGCGAGCGGCCCGAAATCGTCAGCTACGGCATCAGCGCCGACGAGGCGCACCGCTTCGGCCTGCCCTGCGGCGGCACCATCGAGCTGGCGATCGAACCGCTGCATGCCGGCAGCGGCGTGGCCGAACTGCTGGCGCGGCTGGAGCGCCATGAACTGCTCGAACGGCGGCTCGATCTGAAGAGCGGCGCGGTCAGCCTGCATGCGGCCGCGCCGGGCGCCACGCTGGTGCTGGACGACGACCTGCTGACCACCCAGCACGGCCCGCGCTGGCGCCTGTTGATCATCGGCGCCAGCCAGTTGTCGCGTTTCGTGGCGCAGATTGCCACCGCCATGGATTACCATGTGATCGTCTGCGACCCGCGCGAAGACTACCGCGGCGGCTGGAATGTGCCCGGCGTGCCCCTGCTGCACGCCATGCCCGACGACCTTGTGCTGGAACTGCAGCTGGACAGCCGCAGCGCCGTTCTGGCCCTGACGCACGACCCGAAACTGGACGACCTGGCGCTGATGGAAGCATTGAAGTCGCCGGCCTTCTATGTCGGCGCCATCGGCTCGCGCGCCAACAATGCGAAACGGCGCGAACGGCTGCTGCAGTTCGACGTCACGCCGGACCAGCTGGCGCGCCTGCACGGCCCGGTCGGCCTGTACATCGGCAGCAAGACGCCGGCCGAAATCGCCATCTCCATCCTGGCCGAACTGACGGCCGTGAAAAATGGCGTGCCCGACAAGCTGCAGATCCAGCACGCGCAAGCGCTGTCCGCATGA